The genomic DNA GACGGAAGGCGAGCCACTAAGGTAGTAGAAATAGCCGTAAGAGAAAAATGGACCGGGCGGGAATATTTACAAGAAGCTATGGCGGTTTTTGCGGAGTGGGCAAAAGGCAAAGATATGGCGGCATCTAATATTTCTAGAATCCAGCCAAACATCAAAGTTAAGCAGCTTTGGGATTTATATATGGAAACTAGAGCCAAAACCAAAGCTACGACCGGGCTAGCGGCGATGTTTAACAATCATATCAAAAACAGCCCGCTAGGCTCGCTGGCTATAGAAAAGGTAACGCTTGATCATATTCAAATTTTTTATAACTCTATGCGAAGCAAAGGGCTATCGCCAAAAACATACAATAAAACGATAAAAGAAATTTTACGCCCTATGTTTAAGTACGCGCTTATTCATAGGGCTCTAGCTTTCGAGCCGACGTTTGGTTTAAAGCTTGATAAAATCGAGAAAAAATCAAAAGTTATCAACTGCTCGGATAAGCTTAGAAATTTATTTTCTGCCATTAATGAGCTTTACGCCGACGACGTTTTTTACTGGACGCTTTTTGCCCTGATTTTTACGGGCAGGCGAAAGTCCGAAATCTTAAACCTAAAATGGAAAAACATAAATTTCGGCAATAACACGATGCTTTTAGAGAGGACGAAAAACTCTAACGACTATATCGTAGCTATCCCAAATTTTATAGCCGCCAAACTACAAGAGATACCGAGGGTAGTTGAGCTAGTGTTTGCCAGCCCCGTAAGCGGCGAGACGATAGTTAATCTAGACAGG from Campylobacter concisus includes the following:
- a CDS encoding tyrosine-type recombinase/integrase encodes the protein MSISLSEYKKTKVPNIYVSKNHTNKFLFRKRSSDGRRATKVVEIAVREKWTGREYLQEAMAVFAEWAKGKDMAASNISRIQPNIKVKQLWDLYMETRAKTKATTGLAAMFNNHIKNSPLGSLAIEKVTLDHIQIFYNSMRSKGLSPKTYNKTIKEILRPMFKYALIHRALAFEPTFGLKLDKIEKKSKVINCSDKLRNLFSAINELYADDVFYWTLFALIFTGRRKSEILNLKWKNINFGNNTMLLERTKNSNDYIVAIPNFIAAKLQEIPRVVELVFASPVSGETIVNLDRQVKKIRELSGVENFHLHMARDIVVGALAEASADIHTMS